In Zetaproteobacteria bacterium, the DNA window TCGGGCTCAACCTCAAGCCTCCCGTCGACGGCTGGCCCGGCCATCTGCGACGGCCGGCGGCGGCCCTCTCACGCTTCGCCGGCGTGGTGCAGTGCGACGCGGCGGCCTGGATGCTGCGGATCCTCCCCTGCTTCGACCGGCGCTACGCACAACTCACCGACGACGCCTTCCCCGCCATCGCCGACGACTGGTGGCGGGCGCACGGCGGCGCCCGGCCGGTGACGGTGGATGAGGAGTGCGCCCTGCCATGGCGGGGAACGGCGGTCGGCATCGACGACGACGGCGCGCTGCTGGTACGCGACGCCGAAGGGCGCACCCACCGCATCGTCGCCGCGGAGGTCGATGGATGACGGCCGCCCGGGAGGCCGGCATCCGCGGCCAAGAGGGCCGCACACATCCGGAGGTCGTGCGTGCAACCGACGGATCTGTCAGGCGTCCGGGTCGTGGATGACGCCATGCTGCTGGCCATCGATGTCGGCAACAGCGAGATCGCCTGCGGCCTCTACCCGCTGGAGGGGACCGGCACGCCACGGCTTCGCTCCTGCTGGCGGCTGCAGAGCCATCGGGGGCGGACCGCCGACGAGCTGGCCTGGCAGCTGTTCGGCCAGCTGGAGATGCACGACGCCGACGCGGCTGCGATCCGCGCGGTCATCTGCGCCAGCGTGGTGCCGGCGCTCGACGAGGTCGTCCGCCAGGCCTGCGCCCGCATCACCTCCGCCGGCTTCGCCCGGGTCGGCGAGAAGGGGGTGCGCACCGGCATGGCCATCGACTACCTCCACCCGGGCGATGTCGGCGCCGACCGCATCGTCAACGCCGTCGCCGCCCGCCACCGTTTCGGTGCGCCGGTGATCGTGCTCGACTGCGGCACCGCCACCACCTTCGATGTGGTCACAGCCAACGGCCACTACGCCGGCGGGCTGATCCTGGCCGGCTTCGAGCTGGCGCTGGAGGCGTTGGCCCGGCGCGCCGCCCGGCTGCCGACCGTCTCCCTCGCCCGCCACGAGCGGCTGATCGGCCGCACCACGGTCCATGCCATGCAGGCCGGCGCCTACTGGGGGGCGGTCGAGGCGCTCTCCGGTCTGATCCGCCGATTGCGCCGCGAGCTGGGCGACGATGCGGTGCCGGTGGTGGCCACCGGCGGCGCGGCATCGGCCATCGCCGACGACCTGCCCGAGCTGGCCGCACTGCTGCC includes these proteins:
- a CDS encoding type III pantothenate kinase, which encodes MLLAIDVGNSEIACGLYPLEGTGTPRLRSCWRLQSHRGRTADELAWQLFGQLEMHDADAAAIRAVICASVVPALDEVVRQACARITSAGFARVGEKGVRTGMAIDYLHPGDVGADRIVNAVAARHRFGAPVIVLDCGTATTFDVVTANGHYAGGLILAGFELALEALARRAARLPTVSLARHERLIGRTTVHAMQAGAYWGAVEALSGLIRRLRRELGDDAVPVVATGGAASAIADDLPELAALLPHLTLDGLALIGRSHFGGGGR